The Fulvivirga ligni genome window below encodes:
- a CDS encoding FAD-containing oxidoreductase — protein sequence MEYDAIIIGAGQAGPPLAFKLAKAGHKVAIIERKYFGGTCVNTGCTPTKTMIASAKVAYTVKRAQKYGISGVSNFKVDFHKVRERRDEIVLNSRDGLKSSLENAENITVFEGHAKFTSNKSILINNQELHAEKIFINTGGRARVGDHEEGLDCLTNSSMMKLEELPEHLVIIGGSYIGIEFAQMFKRFGSKVTIVEKGPCLVSREDEEVSKNVQDILEKEGIQVRTNAECIYAKHSEDGGVEVEINCEDGDPSVFGTRLLYAIGRQPNTDELGLENTEIEMSEEGFIKVDEHLQTSVAGIYALGDCNGQGAFTHTAYNDYEIAIDHVLGEGKRKLSDRKLCYALYMDPPLARVGLNEAEVREKNIKVLKAEMPMDKVARAREKGETEGFMKILIDKESDLILGAVILGTGADEIIHSILDVMYAEKPYALIRDAVHIHPTISELIPTMLENLQEL from the coding sequence ATGGAATACGATGCGATAATAATTGGTGCCGGACAGGCTGGTCCTCCTTTGGCTTTTAAGCTGGCAAAGGCTGGTCATAAAGTAGCTATTATTGAGCGAAAATATTTTGGTGGAACTTGTGTCAATACTGGTTGCACTCCCACAAAAACCATGATTGCCAGCGCCAAAGTAGCTTATACCGTGAAAAGAGCTCAAAAGTATGGTATTAGCGGGGTTTCCAATTTCAAAGTAGACTTCCATAAGGTAAGGGAGAGGAGAGATGAAATTGTGCTCAACTCCAGAGATGGCTTGAAATCTTCCTTAGAAAATGCTGAGAATATCACAGTTTTTGAAGGGCATGCAAAATTCACCAGCAATAAATCCATTCTAATTAATAATCAGGAGCTTCATGCAGAGAAGATATTTATAAATACCGGAGGTAGAGCCAGGGTAGGAGACCATGAAGAAGGTTTGGATTGTTTAACCAATAGCTCCATGATGAAGCTGGAAGAACTTCCTGAGCATCTGGTGATTATTGGTGGTAGTTATATAGGTATTGAATTCGCGCAAATGTTTAAGCGCTTTGGTAGTAAGGTGACTATAGTGGAGAAGGGCCCTTGCCTGGTGAGTCGTGAAGATGAAGAGGTATCTAAAAACGTACAGGATATCCTGGAGAAAGAAGGAATTCAAGTACGGACCAATGCCGAATGTATTTATGCTAAACACTCTGAAGATGGCGGTGTGGAGGTAGAGATAAACTGTGAGGATGGTGATCCCAGTGTTTTTGGAACTCGTTTATTGTATGCTATAGGTAGACAGCCAAATACTGATGAATTGGGCTTAGAGAATACTGAAATTGAAATGTCTGAGGAAGGATTTATAAAAGTTGACGAGCACTTACAAACTTCAGTAGCAGGTATTTATGCTTTAGGTGATTGCAATGGCCAGGGAGCTTTTACCCATACGGCGTATAATGACTATGAGATTGCTATTGATCATGTGCTGGGTGAAGGGAAGCGCAAGCTTTCAGATAGAAAGTTATGTTACGCACTTTATATGGATCCTCCCTTGGCGAGGGTAGGTCTAAATGAAGCGGAAGTTAGAGAGAAGAATATTAAGGTTCTAAAGGCTGAAATGCCAATGGATAAGGTGGCAAGGGCTAGAGAAAAAGGTGAAACAGAAGGATTTATGAAAATCCTTATAGATAAAGAAAGTGACCTGATTTTGGGTGCAGTGATCCTGGGAACTGGGGCAGATGAAATCATACATTCTATTTTAGATGTAATGTATGCGGAGAAACCTTATGCTCTAATAAGAGATGCTGTACATATTCATCCTACCATTTCAGAACTGATCCCTACAATGCTTGAAAATTTGCAGGAGCTTTAG
- a CDS encoding redoxin domain-containing protein produces MRKLFFTFSLLIIFFTSQAQQGYQLDFQIHGLADTTIYLGNFFGESTYLTDTAQAGNDGKFTFDGSKTLTPGIYFLVLNKNKLFDIIINQDQQFSIETTNPEFVKSAKVNGDVDNEIFFQNMLYNEKRNEEAMPYVKTLKDSTSSEADKKESREFLNKLNDKVMAHQDEIIKKHPNTLYSKILKANQKIDVPEAPQLDNGSIDSTFSYRYYKAHYWDNFNLADPAMIRLNEPLYKRKMEDYLDKLIYQHPDSVSKAIDELAQVAKQNEDTYKYFIWIATIKYQHPEIMGLDEVFVHLYDTYFESGEMSYWANASLVKNLKERANQLRGSLIGKTAPNLIMLDENLQAKSLYDMKNKYTLIYFYDPDCGHCKKETPKLKKFYDETAFDIGIYAVSADTSMVKMKDYIKTMKMEDWTTVDGPRTYTESYKNLYDAMTTPTIYVLDEKKKIIAKKLPAERLEDFLSKYEAMEQRKAADNNTN; encoded by the coding sequence ATGCGAAAACTCTTTTTCACTTTTTCACTACTTATCATTTTTTTCACCAGCCAGGCCCAGCAAGGATATCAGCTTGATTTTCAGATTCACGGCCTTGCTGACACCACCATTTATTTAGGCAATTTCTTCGGTGAAAGCACCTACCTTACAGATACTGCTCAGGCAGGAAATGATGGAAAATTCACTTTTGATGGCTCAAAAACTTTAACGCCCGGAATTTACTTTCTGGTTTTAAATAAGAATAAGCTCTTTGATATCATCATTAATCAAGACCAGCAATTCAGCATAGAAACTACCAACCCGGAATTTGTAAAGTCTGCAAAAGTAAATGGTGATGTAGATAATGAAATCTTCTTCCAGAATATGCTTTATAATGAAAAGCGTAATGAAGAAGCTATGCCTTATGTAAAAACGCTGAAAGACAGCACCAGCTCTGAAGCTGACAAAAAAGAATCTAGAGAGTTTCTGAACAAGCTGAATGACAAAGTAATGGCGCATCAGGATGAAATCATCAAGAAGCACCCTAACACTTTATATTCTAAAATACTAAAGGCAAATCAGAAAATAGACGTACCTGAAGCACCTCAATTAGATAATGGCTCTATCGACTCTACATTTAGCTACAGATATTATAAAGCCCATTATTGGGACAACTTTAATCTGGCAGATCCTGCTATGATAAGGCTCAATGAACCTCTATACAAGCGTAAAATGGAAGATTATCTAGACAAGTTAATCTATCAACATCCTGATAGTGTGAGCAAAGCCATTGATGAATTAGCTCAGGTAGCTAAACAAAATGAAGATACCTACAAGTATTTTATATGGATAGCAACTATTAAATACCAGCATCCTGAAATTATGGGCTTAGATGAGGTCTTTGTACACCTTTATGATACTTATTTCGAATCTGGAGAAATGAGTTACTGGGCTAATGCAAGCCTTGTTAAAAACCTCAAGGAAAGAGCCAACCAACTGAGAGGCAGCCTGATAGGAAAGACCGCGCCTAATCTGATTATGCTAGATGAAAATCTTCAGGCAAAATCACTTTATGACATGAAGAATAAGTACACACTTATATACTTCTATGATCCTGATTGTGGCCACTGTAAGAAAGAGACTCCTAAGTTGAAGAAGTTTTATGATGAAACAGCCTTTGACATAGGCATCTATGCTGTTTCTGCAGATACATCTATGGTAAAAATGAAGGATTACATCAAAACCATGAAGATGGAAGACTGGACTACTGTAGATGGCCCCAGAACATATACAGAGTCTTATAAAAATCTTTACGACGCTATGACTACTCCAACCATTTATGTGCTGGATGAAAAGAAGAAAATTATAGCTAAAAAACTACCTGCAGAGCGCTTGGAAGATTTCTTATCGAAATATGAAGCTATGGAGCAAAGAAAGGCCGCTGATAATAATACAAACTAA
- the gldA gene encoding gliding motility-associated ABC transporter ATP-binding subunit GldA, translating to MSISVKNLTKVFGQQKAIDNISFEVKKGEILGFLGPNGAGKSTTMKIATCYLPPTEGTVEVCGLDVIEESVEVRKHIGYLPEHNPLYLEMYVREYLHFIGKIYGLSGKKLKSRVDDIISLCGLTKEQNKKIEALSKGYRQRVGLAQALIHDPEVLILDEPTTGLDPNQIVEIRNLIKNISQDKTVIFSTHIMQEVQALCDKVVVINNGKIVANDEINQLKNTTRKVAVITVEFGSEVDENGLKEIEGVLEVEKIQQNKYSITASIEKDVRPAIFNYAASKNITLLGLQQEEVTIENVFQELTKGGKVE from the coding sequence ATGTCGATATCGGTCAAAAATCTCACTAAAGTATTCGGACAACAAAAGGCTATTGATAATATCTCATTCGAGGTTAAAAAAGGAGAGATCCTAGGCTTTTTAGGTCCAAACGGTGCGGGAAAATCTACAACTATGAAAATTGCTACGTGCTACCTGCCACCCACGGAAGGTACAGTAGAGGTTTGTGGTTTAGATGTAATAGAAGAATCTGTTGAAGTAAGGAAGCATATAGGTTATCTGCCTGAGCATAATCCACTTTATCTGGAAATGTACGTACGTGAGTATCTGCATTTTATCGGAAAAATATATGGATTGTCTGGAAAGAAGCTAAAAAGTAGGGTAGATGATATTATCTCACTGTGCGGATTGACTAAGGAGCAGAATAAAAAGATAGAGGCGTTATCTAAAGGCTACAGGCAAAGAGTTGGACTGGCGCAGGCGCTTATTCACGATCCTGAGGTGCTAATATTGGATGAGCCTACCACAGGTCTGGATCCTAACCAAATTGTAGAAATCAGAAATCTTATTAAAAATATAAGTCAGGATAAAACCGTGATTTTTTCTACTCACATTATGCAAGAAGTGCAAGCTTTATGTGATAAGGTGGTGGTGATTAATAACGGTAAAATTGTGGCGAACGATGAGATCAATCAACTGAAGAATACCACCCGGAAAGTAGCTGTTATTACAGTGGAATTTGGTTCTGAAGTGGATGAAAATGGTCTCAAAGAAATAGAAGGGGTTTTAGAGGTTGAGAAAATTCAACAGAATAAATATAGTATCACCGCTTCGATAGAAAAAGATGTAAGACCAGCCATATTCAATTATGCTGCGAGTAAAAATATCACCTTGTTAGGCCTTCAGCAAGAGGAGGTTACAATAGAAAATGTATTCCAGGAATTGACGAAAGGAGGGAAAGTAGAATGA
- the gldF gene encoding gliding motility-associated ABC transporter permease subunit GldF codes for MIQIFVKEFNSFLNSLIAYIVIAVFLTGIGLLMWVFPDTSVLEYGYADMETLFVLGPYVFMFLIPAITMRMFAEEKRGGTIELLLTKPLTDWQIIFGKYLSGLVLVIFAIVPTIIYYWSVYQLGSPVGNIDTAGVMGSYVGLVLLGAVFTAIGIFSSVISTNQIVSFIVAVFFCFIVYSGFGSIASINNWGAFSALIEQLGILYHYDALSKGLIDSRDVIYFLSVISVVLLATKLVLSSRKW; via the coding sequence ATGATCCAGATTTTTGTCAAGGAATTTAATAGCTTCCTGAATTCTCTCATTGCCTATATAGTAATAGCGGTTTTTCTTACAGGAATTGGTCTACTCATGTGGGTATTTCCAGATACCTCGGTTTTAGAATACGGCTATGCTGATATGGAAACACTATTTGTGTTGGGGCCATATGTGTTTATGTTCCTAATACCGGCCATTACCATGAGAATGTTTGCTGAAGAAAAACGTGGAGGCACCATAGAGTTATTGCTCACCAAGCCACTTACTGATTGGCAGATTATATTCGGCAAATATCTGTCTGGCCTGGTCTTAGTGATCTTTGCAATTGTACCTACTATCATATACTATTGGTCTGTTTATCAACTAGGTAGCCCGGTCGGAAATATAGACACTGCCGGAGTGATGGGTTCATATGTTGGGTTAGTATTATTGGGAGCGGTATTTACTGCCATAGGCATCTTTTCTTCAGTGATCAGTACTAACCAGATTGTATCATTCATTGTAGCAGTATTCTTCTGCTTTATCGTGTACTCAGGGTTTGGTTCAATTGCTTCTATTAATAATTGGGGAGCCTTCTCCGCTTTGATAGAGCAGCTCGGTATTCTTTACCATTATGATGCATTGAGCAAAGGCCTAATTGATAGTAGAGATGTGATTTACTTTTTAAGTGTCATATCCGTGGTTCTATTAGCAACTAAACTAGTTTTAAGTAGTAGAAAATGGTAG
- the gldG gene encoding gliding motility-associated ABC transporter substrate-binding protein GldG translates to MVVLNSRKLESFLRFFIGLVAVVLINIVAGTNFFRLDLTEEGRYTIKEPTKEMLHDLDDVVYIEVYLDGDLNSGFKRLQRSIRETLEEFRIYSGDNIQYTFNDPTAAMSEKARGEFMRDLMAKGIQPTNIIDNQNGNRVEKLIFPGALVSYGGTEAGVMLLKGNQAASAEEKLNQSIESIEYELASAIRELTTLTRKKVAIVRGHGELDSLQMASFTSALSQRYDLGKERLDRDLSSYDAMLIAKPQNKFSDQEKYYLDQYLMKGGKVMLLLDKLQANMDSASAPMNFAFPYDENLDDQLFKYGIRFNNDLIQDQRAASYPIVVGNMGDQPQLSLENWPFFPIVNQFANHPITRNMDAVLLKFVSTMDSIKVDGVKKTPLLFTSQYSRSVTSPVNVSVQDLRKNLTPEMLNKPHLPVAFLLEGTFTSLYKNRFKPEGINADNAIDDSDPSAKMLVVSDGDIAENEINKRTGDPQPLGFYPFAQSEFANQDFLLNSLAYMLDDGGLITARNKEVKIRPLDKVKIDREKTKWQIINLVLPVLLIIIYGLIRFYLRKKKYTGFTGE, encoded by the coding sequence ATGGTAGTGTTGAATAGTAGAAAACTAGAATCGTTCTTAAGGTTTTTCATTGGCCTGGTGGCTGTGGTGCTTATCAATATTGTAGCTGGAACTAATTTCTTCCGTCTAGATCTTACGGAAGAAGGGAGATATACGATTAAAGAGCCCACCAAGGAAATGCTTCATGATCTGGACGACGTCGTTTATATAGAGGTTTATCTTGATGGTGATCTTAATTCCGGTTTCAAGAGGCTTCAAAGATCCATAAGAGAAACTTTAGAAGAGTTTAGAATATATTCAGGAGATAATATTCAGTATACTTTTAATGATCCTACCGCAGCTATGAGCGAAAAAGCTCGAGGTGAATTTATGAGAGATCTGATGGCAAAAGGTATACAGCCAACTAATATTATTGATAATCAGAATGGTAACAGGGTAGAGAAACTGATATTTCCAGGAGCTCTGGTTTCTTATGGAGGTACTGAGGCTGGAGTAATGCTTTTGAAAGGCAACCAGGCGGCAAGTGCGGAGGAGAAGCTTAATCAATCTATTGAAAGCATAGAGTATGAGTTGGCCTCAGCCATACGAGAGCTAACCACACTTACTCGAAAGAAGGTGGCAATAGTGCGCGGCCATGGAGAATTAGATTCATTGCAGATGGCTAGTTTCACTTCCGCCTTATCTCAGAGATATGATTTGGGTAAAGAGCGCCTGGATAGAGATTTAAGTAGTTATGATGCGATGCTGATAGCTAAGCCGCAAAATAAATTTTCAGATCAGGAGAAGTACTATTTAGATCAGTACCTGATGAAAGGTGGTAAGGTAATGCTCCTTTTGGATAAGCTGCAGGCTAATATGGATAGCGCTTCGGCTCCAATGAATTTTGCTTTTCCTTATGATGAAAACCTTGATGATCAGCTTTTTAAATATGGCATCAGATTTAATAACGATCTTATTCAGGATCAACGGGCGGCTAGTTATCCTATTGTGGTTGGTAACATGGGTGATCAGCCTCAGTTAAGTCTTGAAAATTGGCCATTCTTTCCGATTGTTAATCAGTTTGCTAATCACCCCATCACCAGAAATATGGATGCGGTGTTGCTGAAATTTGTCTCTACAATGGATAGTATTAAAGTGGATGGTGTGAAGAAAACGCCGCTGCTATTTACATCACAGTATTCAAGGTCAGTGACATCGCCTGTAAATGTATCTGTGCAAGATTTGAGGAAGAATCTAACCCCTGAAATGCTCAATAAACCGCATCTTCCAGTGGCATTTTTGCTAGAAGGCACTTTTACTTCTTTATATAAGAACCGCTTTAAGCCCGAAGGAATTAATGCGGATAATGCTATTGATGATTCGGATCCAAGTGCAAAAATGCTGGTGGTGAGTGATGGCGATATTGCAGAAAATGAGATCAACAAAAGAACCGGTGATCCACAGCCTCTCGGGTTTTACCCTTTTGCACAAAGTGAATTTGCTAATCAAGACTTTTTACTCAACTCACTGGCATATATGCTAGACGACGGAGGATTGATCACCGCAAGAAACAAAGAGGTGAAAATAAGGCCTTTAGATAAAGTGAAGATCGATAGAGAGAAAACTAAATGGCAGATCATTAACCTGGTACTGCCCGTCTTGCTGATCATCATTTACGGACTGATAAGGTTTTATCTCAGAAAGAAAAAATATACTGGTTTTACAGGAGAATAA
- a CDS encoding DUF4340 domain-containing protein, with translation MQRKRNIKLIVVLVALIVSTVLAYFFTRPADKIKVDRTIFAYEDPAGINQVVFEKANHSDTLQFDGSFWRVNDTYDADPQRVSVIFAILKQERVRRKVAKQQEDSLQQAFEQNGVHVTFYENGSAVKDFYVLGDDASKMTYMAERPDEQAYIVEIPGYRSYLAGIYELDVNGWRNPRIFDFNWANLKGVDVLYPQSEKGFKVGFDQSFYQVHGLAETDSSRLTDFLDDVSLLYANDFLDPKEVEKYKNQVSVEPQAVISVYDVGDKAYTLEVYETLPNNREIIGRKDSSDYVIFDVSRIRKVLRPKSFFQKKESADLK, from the coding sequence ATGCAGAGAAAAAGAAATATAAAGCTTATCGTTGTATTAGTAGCATTAATAGTGTCTACTGTGCTGGCGTATTTCTTTACGCGGCCTGCGGATAAGATTAAGGTGGATAGAACCATTTTTGCGTACGAAGATCCTGCGGGTATCAATCAGGTGGTTTTCGAAAAAGCTAATCACAGCGATACTCTTCAATTCGATGGGTCTTTCTGGAGAGTAAATGATACTTATGATGCTGATCCTCAGCGTGTAAGTGTAATTTTTGCTATATTGAAGCAGGAGAGGGTAAGGAGAAAGGTAGCTAAGCAACAAGAGGATTCTTTACAGCAAGCTTTTGAGCAAAATGGGGTTCATGTTACCTTCTATGAGAATGGTAGTGCCGTGAAAGATTTCTATGTGCTTGGAGATGATGCGAGTAAGATGACTTACATGGCGGAAAGGCCTGATGAACAAGCATATATCGTTGAGATTCCTGGTTATAGAAGTTACCTGGCAGGTATTTATGAGCTAGATGTAAATGGCTGGAGAAACCCCAGGATATTCGATTTTAACTGGGCTAATCTTAAAGGTGTGGATGTTCTGTATCCGCAGAGTGAAAAAGGATTTAAAGTAGGGTTTGATCAAAGTTTTTATCAGGTGCACGGTTTGGCTGAGACAGATTCCTCCAGACTCACTGATTTTCTGGATGATGTGTCGTTGCTATATGCCAATGATTTCCTTGACCCAAAAGAAGTTGAAAAATATAAAAATCAGGTTTCAGTAGAGCCTCAGGCTGTTATTTCAGTATATGATGTAGGAGATAAAGCCTACACATTAGAGGTGTATGAAACCCTTCCAAATAATCGTGAAATAATCGGTAGAAAAGATTCTTCTGATTATGTTATATTTGATGTTTCACGGATTCGTAAAGTTTTAAGGCCGAAGAGCTTCTTTCAGAAAAAAGAAAGCGCTGATTTAAAATGA
- the dnaN gene encoding DNA polymerase III subunit beta, which translates to MKFIVSSSALLKQLASINGVITTNPVVPILENFLFEIEDGKLTVTASDLQTSMITEIDVESKESGNIAVPAKILLETLKNLPEQPVTFTIDEDTYSVEISSDNGRYKLAGENATDFPKVPTVSDDFSVDMSTEVLSSAINNTIFATSNDELRPAMTGVYMNLTDTNTTFVSTDGHRLIRYRRVDVASDNGNAIIIPRKALNLLKSTLPSENTNVSVEFNVSNAFFRFNNIRMICRLIDERFPDYENVIPVDNNNNMVIDRSEILSSLKRIAIYANKTTHQVRLKITGSELQISAEDLDFANEANERLSCEHDGEDIEIGFNAKFLIEMLNNVDSDKVELRLSEPNKAGLLIPLDKNDNEDILMLVMPVMLNNYV; encoded by the coding sequence ATGAAATTTATAGTCTCGTCATCAGCACTTTTAAAGCAGCTTGCTAGTATCAATGGTGTAATTACTACTAATCCTGTAGTGCCTATTCTTGAAAATTTCCTTTTTGAAATTGAAGATGGTAAGCTTACAGTTACAGCATCTGACTTGCAGACTTCTATGATCACTGAGATTGATGTTGAGTCGAAGGAAAGTGGAAATATTGCCGTGCCTGCAAAAATATTATTGGAAACGTTGAAAAACCTTCCTGAGCAGCCAGTGACTTTTACTATAGATGAAGATACGTACAGCGTAGAGATTAGCAGTGATAACGGACGTTATAAGCTGGCAGGTGAAAATGCTACGGACTTCCCGAAAGTGCCTACCGTTTCTGATGATTTTTCTGTGGATATGTCTACAGAGGTGTTGAGCAGTGCTATAAATAATACGATTTTTGCTACCAGTAATGACGAACTAAGACCCGCTATGACTGGTGTTTATATGAATCTTACTGATACTAATACAACTTTTGTTTCTACTGATGGACACAGGTTAATTAGATATAGAAGAGTAGATGTGGCTTCTGATAATGGTAATGCCATCATTATCCCTCGTAAGGCGCTAAACCTTTTAAAATCTACATTGCCATCAGAAAATACGAATGTATCGGTAGAATTTAACGTTTCTAATGCTTTCTTCAGATTCAACAATATCAGAATGATCTGTAGATTGATTGACGAGCGTTTCCCAGATTACGAAAACGTAATTCCTGTTGATAATAACAATAATATGGTAATCGATCGCTCTGAGATATTGAGCTCACTAAAAAGGATTGCTATTTATGCTAACAAAACTACTCACCAGGTAAGATTAAAAATAACTGGCAGCGAGCTTCAGATCTCTGCTGAGGATTTAGATTTCGCTAACGAGGCAAATGAAAGACTCTCTTGTGAGCATGACGGAGAAGATATCGAAATCGGATTCAACGCCAAGTTCTTAATTGAAATGCTTAACAATGTAGACTCTGATAAGGTAGAACTAAGACTTTCAGAGCCAAATAAAGCAGGTCTACTTATTCCATTAGATAAAAATGATAACGAAGATATCCTTATGCTGGTAATGCCAGTTATGTTGAATAACTACGTTTAA
- a CDS encoding 2-isopropylmalate synthase, giving the protein MNNRIQIFDTTLRDGEQVPGCGLSKNEKITIARALEELGVDVIEAGFPISSPGDFQSVVAVSKEIKNATVCALSRAIEKDIDAAAEAVKHAARPRIHTGIGTSDQHVFTKIRTTREDILVRAERCVKYAKKFVEDVEFYAEDAGRTDNEFLAQVIQVAVNAGATVVNIPDTTGYCLPEEYGKKIKFLCDNVIGIEHVTISTHCHNDLGLSTANSIEAIKNGARQVECTINGIGERAGNTSLEEVVMILKKHNWLNYDTGIDSTKIYPISQLVSSTMNMPVQPNKAIVGSNAFAHSSGIHQDGVIKNRDNYEIIAPEEVGVDESSIILTARSGRAALNFRVGKLGVQLSKDELENVYSRFLEVADRVSVVNDAELKNLVSQYLITNTNF; this is encoded by the coding sequence ATGAATAACAGAATCCAAATTTTTGATACTACCTTGAGGGATGGCGAGCAGGTGCCAGGTTGTGGCTTATCTAAAAACGAAAAAATAACCATAGCAAGAGCACTCGAAGAACTGGGAGTAGATGTAATAGAAGCTGGATTTCCTATATCAAGCCCTGGAGATTTTCAATCTGTAGTGGCTGTTTCAAAAGAAATTAAAAACGCAACAGTTTGTGCTCTTTCAAGAGCCATAGAGAAAGATATAGATGCTGCCGCTGAGGCTGTAAAACATGCTGCAAGACCTAGAATACATACAGGTATTGGTACTTCAGATCAGCACGTTTTTACTAAAATCAGAACTACACGAGAGGATATTTTAGTGAGAGCCGAAAGATGCGTGAAATATGCAAAGAAATTTGTTGAAGATGTAGAATTCTATGCTGAAGATGCCGGAAGAACAGATAATGAGTTTTTAGCTCAGGTCATCCAAGTGGCAGTGAATGCCGGTGCAACTGTGGTAAATATTCCTGATACTACAGGATATTGCTTGCCAGAAGAATACGGTAAAAAAATCAAATTCCTTTGCGATAATGTAATTGGAATAGAGCATGTTACCATCTCAACTCATTGTCATAATGATCTTGGCTTGTCTACAGCAAACAGTATAGAGGCCATTAAAAATGGTGCTCGTCAGGTAGAGTGTACCATTAACGGTATCGGAGAGAGAGCCGGAAATACTTCTTTAGAGGAAGTGGTAATGATTCTTAAAAAGCATAACTGGTTAAACTATGACACTGGTATAGATTCTACTAAAATATACCCAATCAGCCAGTTAGTGTCTTCTACCATGAATATGCCTGTGCAGCCTAATAAGGCTATTGTAGGAAGCAATGCTTTCGCTCACTCGTCAGGTATTCACCAGGATGGTGTAATCAAAAACAGAGATAACTATGAGATCATTGCTCCTGAAGAAGTAGGGGTAGATGAGTCTTCAATTATATTAACAGCACGTAGCGGAAGAGCTGCATTGAACTTCAGAGTTGGGAAATTAGGAGTACAGTTGAGTAAAGATGAATTGGAAAATGTATACTCAAGATTCCTGGAAGTGGCAGATAGAGTAAGTGTGGTGAATGATGCAGAACTTAAAAATTTGGTGAGCCAGTATTTGATCACCAATACAAACTTTTAA